In Paenibacillus sp. 1781tsa1, one DNA window encodes the following:
- a CDS encoding acyltransferase, with the protein MSETLKRERIPELNLVRAMAIIGVLCVHSTSYATVDMTGSGYYWLYNFINIFMKYGTPTFIFMSSFVLFYNYYSRPLDKKLVSNFYKKRFVYILLPYFLFSLMYFVILHFTHYQGRPFGESTVSFITKLFTGKAYTHLYFVFINMQFYLLFPLVLWLLKKYPSVVKWSVPIGLLIQWAFIVSNKYGFQVPNKGSWAFSYFSYFMLGAFIGVYFPKIKQWFVISRANATKGRVASWILLWAVWIIAGLGHVYIYYLLRLKIATYNTLWYEFFWNVHTFACALVLIQVAYLLYRKGPSLIVKPLNRLGALSFGIYLIHPFFLLVYREFPPQTGVSWLVHLWYAGGFGVALIASWIVVGLTARFVPYAWVIFGNLPKPKPRLVPQQKSGQLDVR; encoded by the coding sequence ATGAGTGAAACACTGAAAAGAGAGCGAATTCCAGAGCTGAATCTGGTACGTGCCATGGCAATTATCGGCGTACTGTGCGTGCATTCCACGTCTTATGCGACGGTGGACATGACGGGCTCAGGCTACTACTGGCTGTACAACTTTATCAATATATTTATGAAATATGGTACGCCAACCTTTATTTTTATGAGTAGTTTCGTGCTGTTCTATAACTATTATTCCCGTCCGCTGGACAAGAAACTCGTGAGTAACTTTTACAAGAAAAGATTCGTGTATATTTTGCTTCCATATTTCCTGTTCTCATTGATGTATTTTGTTATCCTGCACTTTACGCACTATCAGGGTCGACCGTTCGGCGAATCGACTGTAAGCTTCATAACGAAGTTGTTTACGGGGAAAGCATATACTCATCTGTACTTTGTATTCATTAATATGCAATTCTATCTGTTATTCCCATTGGTATTATGGCTGCTTAAGAAATATCCTTCTGTGGTGAAATGGTCTGTACCGATTGGATTATTGATTCAATGGGCATTCATCGTAAGTAATAAATATGGATTCCAGGTACCCAACAAGGGAAGCTGGGCGTTCTCGTATTTTTCCTATTTTATGCTGGGTGCTTTTATTGGGGTGTATTTCCCTAAAATCAAGCAATGGTTCGTCATCAGCCGGGCCAATGCAACCAAAGGGCGCGTAGCTTCATGGATTCTGCTCTGGGCGGTGTGGATCATTGCCGGACTTGGACATGTGTATATCTATTATCTGCTGCGTCTGAAGATCGCAACGTATAACACACTGTGGTATGAATTCTTCTGGAATGTTCATACTTTCGCCTGTGCGCTTGTACTGATCCAGGTCGCTTATCTGCTCTATCGCAAAGGGCCATCACTGATCGTGAAGCCGTTAAACCGGCTTGGGGCTCTGTCGTTTGGGATCTATCTGATCCATCCCTTCTTCCTGCTGGTGTATCGTGAATTTCCACCGCAAACAGGAGTCTCCTGGTTAGTGCATCTTTGGTATGCCGGAGGATTCGGTGTAGCTCTGATCGCTTCGTGGATTGTCGTTGGATTGACGGCAAGGTTCGTTCCATATGCATGGGTCATCTTTGGCAATCTGCCGAAACCGAAACCGCGACTGGTACCTCAACAGAAATCGGGACAACTGGACGTTCGATAA